From the genome of Dermacentor andersoni chromosome 3, qqDerAnde1_hic_scaffold, whole genome shotgun sequence:
AGCTGCTGGCGTGTAAATTACCAGTAGCGACATAATCATTAAAACGCAGCCCGTTTTAGTTCGACGAAAAGACATGGATAACATAAACGTTCCTAAGCCTTGTGGTGGGACAATTAGGGCGTCGAGGTCAGGTCTCCGGTAACACACTATTTCGTGAAAGTCTAGTAACTAAAGTATAATGTGCTTCTGGACAAGCAAAGCTCTCGAGTATCGCGGCGCGGTAACTCGAGGGTAACGATAAAGGGCTCTGCTCACATATTGCAGGCAGGCAAAATAAGTCCCGGCGTGCAAAGTGAGATAGAGTGTGGCGGTTGTAGATGCAAAGGACGCCAGCAAACCACTGCGCAACGTGAGAAAATCTCGTAGATACCAAATGGAGAGAGCGGCCAACTGGCGCTAATAAGAGAGGGCACGTGCAAGCGTAGGTGAGTAAAGGAGAGGTGACAGCGGCCTCGTCACAGGCAGGCATATACCGCTATACCTATGGCCAAATATTTGTGTCGCAAAAGTCATATACAGACTGCTGTACGCTCACCGGTGATCTTGGGGCACGCCAGGTAAGCCAGGCCCATCACGAACCGGGTGACGCCCGACGAAAGTCCCAAGTTCTCCACTCCCAGCTGGTCGGCCAGCACGGGCCCGAACAGCACGACCACAGTGCCGTTGCTCCAGCCGAACAGTGCGCACATGAGCGCCGTCACCGCGTAGCGGTCGGGTCGTATGGTGGGCAGCGAGACACACAGCGCGCCCGTGAGCATCGCGCTGGCGCTCAACAGCACGCGCCGGTCGCAGAAGGCCCGGTCCGACAGCGCGCCGGCCACGAGACGGGCGCAGGCGTCGCCGATGGCGGACACCGAGAGAAACACTgcgccgtcgcggcgcgtgaaGCCCTTTTCGATCGCGAAGTCGACGAGGATCATCAGAACCAGAAGCGTGTAGACCGAGAAGGCGCACGTCACGGTCACCATGTAGAAGACGGGCGCCCGAAGGAAGCTCCAGTGCGACGAGCCCGCGCCATCGCCGCTGGCCTCCAGAACGTCTGAACGGGCCGACGTCTGGCGACGGAGGCCTTTGACTGCAGCGTCGACGGCGACGGCTTCGGGACATCCGTTGGTTTCCAGGACTGCCGGCTCGGACACAGACCAGGGAGGGGCGACGGCACTATTGTTGCTGGTGCTACCAGCTCCGCCATTTTGAATGTTGTAGGCGCCGTGCAAGCGCGAGTACGAAGGAGTGTCGCCGCCGCCGCTTTGTTTCCTCTTGAGGAAACGGAAGGAGATTCGCCCGAACTCTATGGGTTTAGGACAGGGAGGAAACTCGTACGTGGTCGCCGTGCCGTTTGCGACCACTGGATCGCGTGCTTCGGAGACTTCGCCGTTAGACACGCTGACGATGTCAGCTTGGTTTTCGGGTAAAGACCCGTTTGCGTAAGAGGTGAAATCCTCGCAGCTTTGCAAAATTGACGTGCTCTTGAGGGAAGGTTTTGATCGCACGTCCTTGAGCTTGGTGCCGTTCAGTTCAGCATCAGCGGATGTGCCGGCTCCGATTACGGCCCTGTAGGTACCATCAATCGTCGCCACTGTAACGGAAAAGAAGGTAAGCATGTATAATTCTCAGAAAGAGCTGCATAGATCTatgttttacccgccgtggttgcttagtgcatatggtgttgggctgcgaaaCACGAGGctgcgggatgga
Proteins encoded in this window:
- the LOC126541892 gene encoding uncharacterized protein, which produces MEGSQECHQLRQSPRQRQRKGRPPPVGPDGPRSWLVAVACGWNLLWSSLLRRSTGVIYVALVRTFGATREQSSWVLSVGTSIAWLIGPLVGFLTKHVPLMALSVTGSLVTAVSAIGCAFAGDMTAVFLLLGICSGIGNGIGMPTNDVIIGKYFKRYRGSGNGIYYTGGTLAGFAFPPVLHLLLQEYGFMGAFLITGGLMLNALSACIIFKVPPWEASKTTRTKISPATTAANKSGDGEQRRGSAANLERSERVATIDGTYRAVIGAGTSADAELNGTKLKDVRSKPSLKSTSILQSCEDFTSYANGSLPENQADIVSVSNGEVSEARDPVVANGTATTYEFPPCPKPIEFGRISFRFLKRKQSGGGDTPSYSRLHGAYNIQNGGAGSTSNNSAVAPPWSVSEPAVLETNGCPEAVAVDAAVKGLRRQTSARSDVLEASGDGAGSSHWSFLRAPVFYMVTVTCAFSVYTLLVLMILVDFAIEKGFTRRDGAVFLSVSAIGDACARLVAGALSDRAFCDRRVLLSASAMLTGALCVSLPTIRPDRYAVTALMCALFGWSNGTVVVLFGPVLADQLGVENLGLSSGVTRFVMGLAYLACPKITGYFKDEIGSYDGLLQMISIGSFFVCLMWTTDFIYRFIKRRRTNSVS